Below is a genomic region from Granulicella sp. L56.
CGTGTGTCTCGATTCTGGGTTACAGGGACGACAGGCTTGAGTCCGCGAAAGATGCGACGGCTCAGCCAGTTGGCTTGATGCAGTGCTCCTGTATTCGCCCCATGCAGCACAATCTATGTGAAGAAGCGGCAGCGTTTTAGCAACGCACGCTTGAGGTTTTAGCTATGTACGCAGTCATCCGCACCGGCGGCAAACAGTACCGCGTTGCCCCAGGCGACAAATTGAAGATCGAGACCACCGCCCACGAAAATGGCGCAGTGGAGTTCTCGGACATCGTCGCCGTCAGCGGCGAAGCAGGCAAGTTCGAGTCCGAGCTGGGCGGAGCGAAGGTTCTCGCCTCCGTGCTCGGTGAAGGCC
It encodes:
- the rplU gene encoding 50S ribosomal protein L21 codes for the protein MYAVIRTGGKQYRVAPGDKLKIETTAHENGAVEFSDIVAVSGEAGKFESELGGAKVLASVLGEGRGDKILVFKLKRKKQYKKMQGHRQNFVEVKINEIQVNGKSFKEEAAK